A genomic window from Phoenix dactylifera cultivar Barhee BC4 unplaced genomic scaffold, palm_55x_up_171113_PBpolish2nd_filt_p 000007F, whole genome shotgun sequence includes:
- the LOC103704491 gene encoding solute carrier family 25 member 44 yields the protein MDSREIARPKVPAFDRTEINWDKLDKTKLYVVGAGLFTGVTVALYPISVIKTRMQVASKDAAQKNAFAAMRNILKVDGIPGLYRGFGTVITGAVPARIVFLTSLETTKAASLKLVEPFKLSEPVQAAIANGIAGMAASLCSQAVFVPIDVVSQKLMVQGYSGYAKYNGGLDVARKIVKSDGVKGFYRGFGLSVMTYSPSSAVWWASYGSSQRIIWRLLGHGNDTETVPSQQKIMCVQATGGVVAGAVASCITTPLDTIKTRLQVMDNKQRQTARQVVKRLIAEDGWKGFYRGLGPRFFSMSAWGTTMIVAYEYLKRLCAKSEEI from the exons GCTTGACAAAACTAAGTTGTATGTCGTAGGAGCTGGCCTCTTTACTGGTGTTACTGTGGCCCTGTATCCCATCTCTGTCATAAAGACCAGGATGCAGGTTGCTTCAAAAGATGCTGCACAGAAGAACGCATTTGCCGCCATGAGAAATATTCTCAAAGTTGATGGTATTCCAGGCTTATATAGGGGGTTTGGCACAGTTATTACTGGTGCTGTTCCTGCCAGGATCGTTTTCCTCACTTCTTTGGAAACGACAAAAGCGGCTTCACTCAAGCTGGTCGAACCATTTAAGCTCTCTGAACCAGTACAGGCTGCCATCGCAAATGGCATTGCGGGCATGGCAGCGTCTCTTTGTTCTCAGGCTGTGTTTGTTCCTATTGATGTG GTTAGCCAAAAGTTGATGGTGCAAGGATACTCAGGTTATGCAAAGTATAATGGTGGACTGGATGTTGCTCGTAAGATTGTGAAGTCGGATGGAGTCAAGGGTTTTTACAGAGGATTTGGCTTGTCTGTTATGACATATTCCCCGTCTAGTGCTGTATGGTGGGCAAGTTATGGATCCAGTCAACGTATAATCTGGAG GCTCTTAGGCCATGGGAATGATACGGAAACTGTTCCTAGCCAGCAAAAAATAATGTGCGTTCAAGCTACAGgtggagttgttgctggtgcgGTGGCATCTTGTATCACAACCCCTTTAGACACGATCAAGACTCGATTGCAG GTTATGGATAATAAACAGAGACAAACTGCAAGACAAGTTGTCAAAAGATTGATTGCTGAAGATGGATGGAAAGGGTTCTACAGAGGATTAGGTCCAAGGTTTTTCAGCATGTCAGCATGGGGTACCACGATGATAGTAGCATATGAATATCTGA AGCGGCTGTGTGCAAAAAGTGAAGAGATTTGA